The Plasmodium relictum strain SGS1 genome assembly, chromosome: 9 genome window below encodes:
- the SUB2 gene encoding subtilisin-like protease 2, putative codes for MQYVLYVFSLIFFKFQYYKDISSPRFLNKFQIDNTKVIRKKYRILSKSSVNKTINFDELASNYRPLFDAYEISENFKNQINGKNISEKNKNANHNIIPSFLNSGINSRFSLNKEKKTDKKDNLIKKNFDHYSIVTNSLELLNDIKVDASDLSKLSINNLSIPYNEQTKELFTHQRNIVISNKGNRKYKIVLMTKNPKFVRANNKYSNEKKTFIEKEENIEDLSDKNTNLYSGSGTLYFDNTSNDENIYNSIKEKHNQEKVIDNKKNTGRSVLKRILNFLSFRSDPHDNVSLLDETINKNNDNKENLNKESNALNNDNNNENFNKSPNDNLDNNNKNADISKLADQYLLNLKNIDSSWQELILVLRGELDLHSSHMKNLIVETKNKLESYIKKNFNQVDKISYDVSSPINFICFFFPNVFNMDNLSLLKEALTIIYDELKDYTESWNFSNSYVVDEVKEENFNKETKEKKYKKKKKKLYNVKYSFLRKYMSMDSLLSLFSRNKKKTEDIENEIFNFLPKELRNYSTWNLSVIRVFNAWFLAGYGNKNIKVCIIDSGVDLKHTDLIKNLYVPEYDEKYEMSEDFYDFMVKNPMDSSGHGTHVTGIIGGSANDFGVVGVSPNVKLISLRFIDGKKFGDSFHIIKALNVCIINKAPIINASWGSSRYDSSVHLAVKRLKNTLNGKGSIFVAAAGNKSKDNDIFPLYPSSFKLPHMLSVASISKNLELSLFSNYGANSVHIMAPGHHIYSTIPNNSYRMSTGTSMAAPHVCGVSALIYSVCHNQGFIPEAEDVIDILIRTSIRILSKEKKTIHESLVNAEAAVLTTLLGGLWMQIDCHFVKFYLDKGKKKHIPIVFSAYKEGIYETDIVIAIMPTDKSSNVYGEVHIPIKIVTNTKLPNFKESPRFGKNYVIGEDEATNDELLSFICENAIYNLQEYDINLIIISLVLLSVVFIFVLIGTIYFFKRKKKNNANDKNNEDFYKDQKDLNEFLKANNKEDKGITDKLANSINFINKKSKNNQNKDDGNQNEIFHFFQEVRPLIEGKEIKESPDESINSIDISNMFVE; via the exons atgcAGTATGTTTTATATGTGTTttccttaattttttttaaatttcaatATTATAAAGATATTAGTAGCCCTAggtttttaaataaatttcagATTGATAATACTAAAGtaataaggaaaaaatatagaattttATCTAAATCCTCAGTAAATAAGACAATTAATTTTGATGAATTAGCAAGTAATTATAGACCCCTGTTTGATGCTTATGAAATAtcagaaaattttaaaaatcaaataaatggaaaaaatatttcagaaaaaaataaaaatgctaATCATAATATAATTCCATCATTTTTGAACTCTGGCATCAACTCAAGATTTAGTTTAAACAAAGAAAAGAAAAcagataaaaaagataatttaataaagaaaaattttgatCATTACTCAATTGTAACAAATTCTCTTGAATTATTGAACGATATCAAAGTAGATGCATCCGATTTATCTAAACTTAGCATAAACAATTTAAGCATACCATACAATGAACAAACAAAAGAGTTATTTACTCATCAAAGAAATATAGTCATCAGTAATAAAGGAAATaggaaatataaaatagttTTAATGACAAAAAATCCCAAATTTGTTCGtgcaaataataaatattcgaatgaaaaaaaaacttttattgAAAAAGAGGAAAATATTGAAGATTTATCTGATAAAAATACTAATTTATATAGTGGATCTGGAACATTATATTTTGATAATACTTCTAATGacgaaaatatatataactcTATTAAGGAGAAACATAATCAAGAAAAAGtaattgataataaaaaaaatactggAAGAAGTGtcttaaaaagaatattaaattttctaaGTTTTAGAAGTGATCCTCATGATAATGTTAGTCTTTTAGATGAAacgataaataaaaataatgataataaagagaatttaaataaagaatcaaatgctttaaataatgataacaacaatgaaaattttaataaaagtcCAAATGATAATcttgataataataacaaaaacgCGGACATTAGCAAATTAGCAGATCAGTacttattaaatttaaaaaatatagattcTTCATGGCAAGAGTTAATACTTGTTCTTAGAGGAGAATTGGATTTACATTCTTCACATATGAAAAATCTTATAgtagaaacaaaaaataaactaGAAAGCTACATTAAGAAGAATTTTAATCAAGTAGATAAAATTTCTTATGATGTATCATCCCCAATAAATttcatatgtttttttttcccgAATGTTTTTAATATGGATAATTtgagtttattaaaagaagcTTTAACTATAATTTATGATGAATTAAAAGATTATACTGAAAGTTGGaatttttctaattcatATGTTGTAGATGAagtaaaagaagaaaattttaataaagaaacgaaggaaaaaaaatataaaaaaaaaaaaaaaaagttatataatGTAAAATATTCCTTCTTACGTAAATATATGAGTATGGATTCATTATTATCACTATTTAGtaggaataaaaaaaaaactgaagatattgaaaatgaaatattcaattttttaccCAAGGAATTAAGAAATTATTCTACATGGAATTTATCTGTAATAAGAGTATTTAATGCTTGGTTTTTGGCAGGTTATGGAAACAAGAACATAAAAGTGTGTATAATAGATTCAGGTGTTGATTTAAAGCATActgatttaattaaaaatctCTATGTTCCTGAATATgatgaaaaatatgaaatgtCAGAAGATTTTTATGATTTCATGGTTAAAAACCCAATGGATTCATCAGGTCATGGAACACATGTTACTGGAATTATTGGTGGATCAGCAAATGATTTTGGTGTAGTTGGTGTATCTCCCAATGttaaattaatttctttaCGTTTTATTGATGGTAAAAAATTTGGAGATAGTTTTCATATAATTAAAGCTTTAAATGTgtgtataataaataaagcaCCAATTATTAATGCAAGTTGGGGTTCTAGTAGATATGATTCAAGTGTTCATTTAGCTGttaaaagattaaaaaatacTCTAAATGGGAAAGGAAGTATTTTTGTAGCAGCAGCAGGAAACAAATCTAAAGATAATgatatttttcctttatatCCTTCTAGTTTTAAGTTACCTCACATGCTAag tgttGCATCGATAAGTAAAAATCTagaattatctttattttctaattatGGAGCAAATAGTGTACATATAATGGCTCCAGGGCATCATATATATTCTACTATACCTAATAATTCCTACAGAATGAGTACAGGTACGTCTATGGCAGCTCCTCATGTATGTGGTGTTAGTGCTTTAATATACTCCGTATGTCACAATCAAGGTTTTATACCAGAAGCAGAAGATGTCATAGATATTTTAATTAGAACATCTATTAGAATTTTGtcaaaagaaaagaaaacaaTTCATGAAAGTCTAGTAAATGCAGAGGCAGCTGTATTAACTACTTTATTAGGGGGTTTGTGGATGCAAATTGATTGTCATTTTgtgaaattttatttagatAAGGGGAAAAAAAAGCATATACCTATAGTATTTTCAGCTTATAAGGAAGGGATATATGAAACCGATATAGTTATAGCAATTATGCCCACTGATAAATCCTCTAATGTTTATGGAGAAGTTCATATTCCTATTAAAATAGTAACAAATACCAAATTGCCaaattttaaagaatcaCCAAGATTTGGAAAGAATTATGTTATTGGTGAAGATGAAGCAACGAATGATGAACTGTTATCTTTCATTTGTGAAAATGCTATATATAATTTGCAAGAATATGACATCAATTTGATTATTATATCATTAGTTTTATTGTCAGTTGTATTTATATTCGTATTAATAGgaactatttatttttttaaaagaaaaaaaaaaaataatgcaaATGATAAAAACAATGAAGATTTTTATAAGGATCAAAAAGAtctaaatgaatttttaaaagcaAATAATAAAGAGGATAAAGGAATTACAGACAAATTAGCAAACAGTATCaactttataaataaaaaatcaaaaaataatcaaaataaaGACGATGGTAATCAAAAcgaaatttttcatttctttcaGGAAGTGAGACCTTTGATTGAAggtaaagaaataaaagagtCACCTGATGAAAGTATTAATTCAATTGATATTTCAAATATGTTTGTTGAATAA